From one Anaerococcus prevotii DSM 20548 genomic stretch:
- the grpE gene encoding nucleotide exchange factor GrpE: protein MANEEKKDENLDIEDKEIDEEDYIEAEIVDDEEDSKASETAEVNEYQERYQRLLADFENYKKREEASKADFKKFAQSSLIEKLLPVIDNLDRALAKADEDDAFVEGVIMTRKELMKVLENEGLEEIASDGCEFDHNIHQAVLAEENDEVEENHIIETFQKGYKLNGRVLRPAMVKVSK, encoded by the coding sequence TTGGCAAATGAAGAGAAAAAAGATGAAAATTTAGATATAGAAGATAAAGAAATTGACGAAGAAGATTATATAGAGGCTGAAATCGTAGATGACGAAGAAGATAGTAAGGCTTCTGAAACAGCAGAAGTAAATGAATATCAAGAAAGATATCAAAGACTTCTAGCTGATTTTGAAAACTATAAGAAAAGAGAAGAAGCTAGCAAGGCTGACTTTAAGAAGTTCGCCCAAAGCTCACTTATAGAAAAACTTCTACCTGTAATAGACAATCTCGATAGGGCCTTGGCAAAGGCAGACGAAGACGATGCTTTCGTTGAAGGTGTTATCATGACTAGGAAGGAACTGATGAAAGTCTTAGAAAACGAAGGTCTTGAAGAAATTGCCTCTGATGGCTGTGAGTTTGATCACAATATCCATCAAGCAGTTCTTGCCGAGGAAAACGACGAAGTAGAAGAAAATCATATCATAGAAACATTCCAAAAAGGATATAAACTAAACGGCAGAGTCCTTAGACCAGCTATGGTTAAGGTAAGCAAATAG
- the hrcA gene encoding heat-inducible transcriptional repressor HrcA — protein MKDRRTQILFSIIDSYIFKGEPVGSKSLADDYSFDVSPATIRNDMSTLEKKGFLKKAHTSSGRLPSDKGYRLFVDYLLENGLVGVSDNYDVKNIRQVLDKRYHNASDIIETATKTLAAMTNLTAVSVSYKKEISKIVSIELIRVSENFLLLIAVFDNGSLVNDQIILDFPISDEDLRNINLILSHELVGLKLSDINEKLVELEEKILRNYKNLVDIIGTRIDRNAKDGNDRDVKIEGIGNIFNFKEFDDLSKARDLIKLFDSKDDIRSLWSDIEDDSLVITIGEENAIDLLKDTTIITSFFNVDENTVGKIGIVGLTRINYRDVIASIKMISDLLNE, from the coding sequence TTGAAAGATAGAAGAACGCAAATACTTTTCTCTATCATAGACTCATATATCTTTAAGGGAGAGCCAGTTGGCTCTAAGTCTTTGGCTGATGATTACTCATTTGATGTATCGCCGGCTACTATAAGAAATGATATGAGTACTCTAGAGAAAAAGGGATTCTTGAAGAAAGCTCATACATCTAGTGGCAGATTGCCTTCTGATAAGGGTTATAGACTATTTGTCGACTACCTTTTGGAAAATGGCCTTGTGGGTGTTAGTGACAATTACGATGTCAAAAATATCAGACAAGTTCTCGATAAGAGATACCACAATGCAAGTGACATCATTGAGACTGCGACCAAAACTTTGGCAGCTATGACTAATCTTACAGCTGTATCAGTAAGTTACAAAAAAGAAATTTCAAAGATTGTGAGCATTGAACTGATAAGGGTAAGCGAAAACTTCCTCTTACTAATAGCAGTTTTTGATAATGGTTCTTTGGTAAATGATCAGATTATCTTAGACTTTCCTATAAGTGATGAAGACCTAAGGAATATTAATCTGATATTAAGTCACGAACTAGTTGGACTTAAGCTTTCTGATATCAACGAGAAGCTAGTCGAGCTTGAGGAGAAAATCCTTAGAAATTATAAAAATCTTGTCGATATAATTGGAACAAGGATTGATAGGAATGCTAAAGATGGAAATGATAGGGATGTCAAAATCGAAGGAATTGGTAATATCTTCAATTTCAAGGAATTTGATGATTTATCAAAGGCTAGAGATCTCATCAAACTGTTTGATAGTAAAGATGATATAAGAAGTCTTTGGTCAGATATTGAAGATGATAGTTTAGTAATTACTATTGGCGAAGAAAACGCAATAGACTTACTGAAAGATACCACTATAATCACATCGTTTTTCAATGTAGACGAAAATACAGTTGGAAAGATTGGAATTGTAGGCCTTACAAGGATTAACTACAGGGATGTTATAGCGAGTATCAAGATGATTTCTGACTTATTAAACGAGTAA
- a CDS encoding 3-hydroxyacyl-CoA dehydrogenase, whose amino-acid sequence MEIKKITIAGGGVLGAQIAYAAAFHGFDVTIWGRSEGSIERAKPRINKVYETYTKELELAPRYIGAEFPNYPRSFFDDVKDINLEKIEELKKNNEKAYKDLKYTVDLEEAFADCDLVIEAIAEKVNEKRAFYEKIKDILKDDAILASNSSTFMPSMLKDFTGREERFLHLHFANSIHRQNLAEVMGHDTTSKEVIDIVAQFARDIGMYPAIIKKENPGYILNSILVPLLDAALALYGDDIAEPKDIDMDWKIGSGSPKGPFEMIDIIGITTVINVTSTREDAKDPSSPMGKALKKLKEREAKGLKGIETGEGFYKYK is encoded by the coding sequence ATGGAAATTAAAAAAATAACTATTGCAGGCGGTGGAGTTTTGGGAGCTCAAATTGCCTATGCCGCTGCCTTTCACGGTTTTGACGTTACTATATGGGGAAGAAGCGAAGGTTCGATTGAAAGAGCTAAGCCAAGGATTAATAAGGTATATGAGACTTATACTAAAGAATTGGAACTTGCACCAAGATACATCGGGGCAGAGTTTCCTAATTATCCTAGGTCGTTTTTTGATGATGTTAAGGATATAAATTTAGAAAAAATCGAAGAGTTAAAGAAAAATAACGAAAAAGCCTACAAAGATTTAAAATATACAGTTGACTTAGAGGAAGCCTTTGCTGATTGTGATCTTGTTATAGAGGCTATAGCAGAGAAAGTTAATGAGAAAAGGGCCTTTTATGAGAAGATTAAGGATATCTTAAAGGATGATGCAATACTTGCTTCAAACTCTTCAACCTTCATGCCATCAATGCTTAAAGACTTCACTGGAAGGGAAGAAAGATTCCTTCACTTACACTTCGCAAACAGTATCCATAGACAAAATTTAGCAGAAGTTATGGGTCATGACACTACAAGTAAGGAAGTTATAGATATTGTAGCTCAATTTGCAAGAGATATAGGCATGTATCCTGCTATTATAAAAAAAGAGAATCCTGGTTATATCCTAAACTCAATACTCGTTCCTCTATTAGATGCAGCTCTTGCTCTTTACGGAGATGACATAGCAGAGCCAAAAGATATAGATATGGATTGGAAGATTGGATCAGGTTCACCAAAGGGTCCTTTCGAGATGATCGATATAATAGGAATTACTACCGTAATTAATGTTACAAGCACTAGGGAAGATGCTAAAGATCCATCATCTCCTATGGGCAAGGCTCTAAAGAAACTTAAAGAAAGGGAAGCCAAGGGACTTAAGGGAATTGAGACAGGAGAAGGCTTCTACAAATACAAATAA
- the hemW gene encoding radical SAM family heme chaperone HemW, producing the protein MNVENRVEPYIKNLIKEIKLYQERLNIEIDTIHIGGGTPSYVDAKYIEEIVNEIKKFKIEKIKEFTIECNPNSISKEKLAIYKDIGINRISLGVQSFDDEVLKEIGRNHTADIALKDIDMIRDAGFDNLSFDLMLNLPRQTYKSVKNELAMVKKISPEHISWYSLILEEGSRFYALDKKGKLGLMEDDLEVVIFSYLVDSLDKLGLKRYEISNFAKASKESIHNKKYWNIDDYIAFGLGASGFLSNKRYTNTRNFVKYDKAIREARYPIVFEEFIDKDEREKEYIIFKLRESEGINLREFKEKFACDFLVKYQDVIEKFKDQDFYKLDDNFYFTKKGMSLSNEFYIEII; encoded by the coding sequence ATGAATGTAGAAAATAGGGTTGAACCCTATATAAAAAATTTAATAAAGGAAATTAAGCTCTACCAAGAAAGACTAAATATAGAAATAGATACTATTCACATAGGTGGGGGTACTCCTTCTTATGTAGATGCAAAATATATTGAAGAAATAGTAAATGAAATAAAGAAATTTAAGATAGAGAAAATAAAAGAATTTACCATAGAATGTAATCCAAACTCTATATCTAAGGAAAAACTAGCAATCTATAAGGATATTGGTATCAATAGGATTTCTCTTGGTGTCCAATCTTTTGATGATGAAGTCTTAAAAGAAATTGGCAGAAATCATACAGCGGATATTGCCCTAAAAGATATAGATATGATCAGGGATGCTGGCTTTGACAACTTATCCTTTGACCTCATGCTCAATCTTCCAAGGCAAACTTATAAGTCTGTTAAAAATGAACTAGCTATGGTAAAAAAGATTTCTCCTGAACACATATCATGGTATTCTCTTATTCTAGAAGAAGGATCAAGATTTTATGCTTTAGATAAAAAAGGGAAGCTAGGCTTGATGGAAGATGACCTAGAGGTAGTTATATTTTCATATCTTGTTGATAGCTTAGATAAATTGGGACTTAAAAGATATGAGATATCCAATTTTGCGAAAGCTAGTAAGGAGTCTATCCATAACAAGAAATATTGGAATATAGATGATTATATAGCCTTTGGCCTAGGAGCTTCGGGATTTTTGTCTAATAAGAGATATACCAACACTAGAAATTTTGTAAAATATGACAAGGCTATTAGAGAAGCTAGGTATCCTATCGTTTTTGAAGAATTTATAGATAAGGATGAAAGAGAGAAGGAATATATTATCTTTAAACTTAGGGAGAGCGAGGGAATAAATCTAAGAGAATTTAAGGAGAAATTTGCCTGTGATTTCTTAGTTAAATATCAAGATGTGATAGAAAAATTCAAGGACCAGGACTTTTATAAGCTTGATGATAATTTCTATTTTACTAAAAAAGGAATGAGTCTTTCCAATGAATTCTATATTGAAATTATTTAA
- a CDS encoding AI-2E family transporter: MRNKELYERIFLRTTIIILTILFLLFLAPALLNALMPIILALVIVGLLAPSIRKIDHILPIKHKAVSYLLGTILLLLLLFFLIWFVQFIVNQVSGLVGNIISNWDKIVSSVNTWINDANSQINLMPDYVSNTIRSGLKSLYEWLGSLQKNAINITFGFTQAFINTSNEIIFFVITFVVAFYIILGDMQNVYDKYHLLIPEKSKNNLSLIRTVFKNSTWNYIKSQLKLAFLCTIIMAIFLFFIGQQYFMPIALILGFVDLLPMIGPIIVLLPWSIIELLIFDNTIKSLGLLIVLTAWTGLRQVIAPKVIGSSADIHPILLVIALYAGLKLFGVMGAILLPVVFIFIVGIYRSGIIDNWIYDYKLFFKYISDTLNIGKRKLDIPDEEN, from the coding sequence ATGAGAAATAAAGAACTTTATGAAAGAATATTTTTACGAACAACAATTATTATTTTAACCATATTATTTTTATTATTCCTTGCACCAGCCCTATTAAATGCCCTCATGCCCATAATACTAGCTCTAGTAATCGTGGGATTATTGGCACCATCTATAAGAAAGATTGACCATATCCTGCCAATCAAACACAAGGCGGTATCCTACCTGCTTGGTACAATCCTGCTCTTGCTTCTATTATTTTTCTTGATATGGTTTGTTCAGTTTATAGTAAATCAAGTCTCTGGCTTGGTAGGTAATATCATTAGCAATTGGGATAAGATTGTATCTTCTGTAAATACTTGGATCAATGATGCCAATTCACAGATTAACCTCATGCCAGACTATGTATCAAACACAATAAGGTCTGGACTTAAGTCTTTGTATGAATGGTTGGGTAGCTTACAAAAAAACGCAATCAATATTACCTTTGGCTTTACCCAAGCTTTTATAAATACCTCCAATGAAATAATATTTTTTGTGATTACTTTTGTAGTTGCATTTTATATAATACTTGGCGATATGCAAAATGTTTATGATAAATACCATCTATTGATACCAGAAAAGTCAAAGAATAACCTTTCTTTGATAAGGACTGTCTTTAAGAATTCAACCTGGAATTATATAAAATCCCAACTAAAACTAGCCTTTCTGTGCACAATAATAATGGCGATTTTCCTGTTTTTCATAGGCCAACAATACTTCATGCCAATAGCCCTAATATTAGGATTTGTAGACCTACTTCCTATGATTGGTCCTATAATAGTCCTCTTGCCATGGTCAATAATAGAACTACTTATCTTTGATAATACCATAAAATCCTTAGGACTATTGATTGTATTGACAGCTTGGACTGGGCTTAGACAAGTCATAGCTCCAAAGGTAATAGGAAGTTCTGCAGATATACACCCAATTCTATTAGTTATAGCTCTTTATGCTGGACTTAAACTTTTTGGAGTGATGGGAGCCATATTGTTGCCAGTTGTATTTATATTTATTGTAGGAATTTATAGGTCTGGAATAATTGATAATTGGATTTATGATTATAAACTATTTTTTAAATATATTAGTGATACATTAAACATTGGAAAAAGAAAACTGGATATTCCAGATGAAGAAAATTAA
- a CDS encoding RNA polymerase sigma factor codes for MDIEKIYRIYFEDVYRFLLSLSKNKDVAQDITSETFLKVINNSKKIENTRNIKAYIFTIAKNTYINYYNQNYQLSW; via the coding sequence ATGGATATCGAAAAAATATATAGAATATACTTTGAAGATGTTTATAGATTTTTGCTCTCTTTGAGTAAAAATAAGGACGTAGCCCAGGATATAACAAGCGAAACTTTTCTAAAAGTCATAAATAATAGTAAGAAAATAGAAAATACTAGAAATATTAAGGCCTATATTTTTACTATAGCAAAAAATACTTACATCAACTACTATAATCAAAACTACCAGCTTAGCTGGTAG
- a CDS encoding 3-hydroxyacyl-CoA dehydrogenase has protein sequence MEIKKVTVAGGGVLGAQIAYAAAFHGFDVTIWGRSEGSIERAKPRINKVYETYTKELELAPRYIGAEFPNYPRSFFDDVKDINLEKIEELKKNNEKAYKDLKYTVDLEEAFADCDLVIEAIAEKVDEKRAFYEKIKDILKDDAILASNSSTFMPSMLKDFTGNKERFLHLHFANNIHRQNLAEVMGHDTTSKEVIDTVAQFARDIGMYPAIIKKENPGYILNSILVPLLDAALALYGDDIAEPKDIDMDWKIGSGSPKGPFEMIDIIGITTVINVTSTREDAKDPSSPMGKALKKLKEREAKGLKGIETGEGFYKYK, from the coding sequence ATGGAAATTAAAAAAGTTACTGTTGCAGGAGGTGGAGTTTTAGGAGCTCAAATTGCCTATGCCGCTGCTTTTCACGGTTTTGACGTTACTATATGGGGAAGAAGCGAAGGTTCCATTGAAAGAGCTAAGCCAAGGATTAATAAGGTATATGAGACTTATACTAAAGAATTGGAACTTGCACCTAGATACATCGGAGCAGAGTTTCCTAATTATCCTAGGTCGTTTTTTGATGATGTCAAGGATATAAATTTAGAAAAAATCGAAGAGTTAAAGAAAAATAACGAAAAAGCCTACAAAGATTTAAAATATACAGTCGACTTAGAAGAGGCCTTTGCTGATTGTGATCTTGTTATAGAGGCTATAGCAGAGAAAGTTGACGAGAAAAGGGCCTTTTATGAGAAGATTAAAGATATCTTAAAGGATGATGCAATACTTGCTTCAAACTCTTCAACTTTTATGCCATCAATGCTTAAAGACTTCACTGGAAATAAAGAAAGATTCCTTCACTTACACTTCGCAAACAATATCCATAGACAAAATCTTGCAGAAGTTATGGGTCATGACACTACAAGTAAGGAAGTGATAGATACTGTAGCTCAATTTGCAAGAGATATAGGAATGTATCCAGCTATTATAAAAAAAGAAAATCCTGGTTATATCCTAAACTCAATACTTGTTCCTCTTTTAGATGCAGCTCTCGCTCTTTACGGAGATGATATTGCGGAGCCAAAAGATATAGATATGGACTGGAAGATTGGATCAGGTTCGCCAAAGGGTCCTTTCGAGATGATCGATATAATAGGAATTACTACCGTAATTAATGTTACAAGCACTAGGGAAGATGCTAAAGATCCATCATCTCCTATGGGCAAGGCTCTAAAGAAACTTAAAGAAAGGGAAGCCAAGGGACTTAAGGGAATTGAGACAGGAGAAGGCTTCTACAAATACAAATAA
- the hemW gene encoding radical SAM family heme chaperone HemW codes for MKKVGCYIHIPFCEKKCYYCDFAAFEGLEAWIDPYIDNLIKEIRLYKENMDLAIDTIYIGGGTPSYIDPLYIEKILREVRGFDTDIKEFSLECNPNSIDSDKLQAYKDLGVTRISLGVQSFDDKVLRNIGRNHNKEIAIRDIKLIKSFGFDLSFDLMLNLPGQDLASVKKDLEMVKRLSPDHVSRYSLILDKGSRFYALDKKGKLDLMEDDLEVDIFSYLVDELDKLGLKRYEISNFARKGKESIHNKKYWNIDDYIAFGLGASGFLSNKRYNNTRNFVKYDKALRQGKFPLVFEEFIDKDEREKEYIIFKLREREGINLREFKEKFTCDFLVKYQDVLEKFEGQDFYKIDDNFYFTKKGMSLSNEFYIEII; via the coding sequence ATGAAAAAAGTTGGCTGCTACATCCACATTCCCTTTTGCGAGAAAAAATGCTATTATTGTGACTTTGCAGCATTTGAGGGACTTGAGGCTTGGATTGATCCTTATATTGACAATTTAATAAAAGAAATCCGTCTCTACAAGGAAAATATGGACCTCGCTATCGATACTATCTATATAGGAGGGGGGACTCCTTCTTATATTGATCCCCTCTACATTGAGAAAATCCTAAGAGAAGTTAGGGGATTTGATACAGATATCAAAGAATTTAGCCTAGAATGTAATCCGAATTCCATAGACTCTGATAAGTTACAAGCCTACAAGGATTTGGGTGTGACTAGGATTTCTCTTGGAGTCCAGTCCTTTGACGATAAGGTCCTAAGAAATATTGGGAGAAACCATAATAAAGAAATTGCCATTAGAGATATTAAGCTAATCAAAAGCTTTGGCTTTGACCTATCCTTCGATCTAATGCTAAATCTACCTGGTCAAGACCTTGCTTCTGTCAAAAAGGACCTAGAAATGGTGAAGAGACTATCGCCAGACCATGTTTCTCGGTATTCATTAATCCTAGATAAGGGATCTAGATTTTATGCTTTAGATAAGAAGGGTAAGCTAGACTTAATGGAGGATGACCTCGAGGTCGATATCTTTTCATATCTTGTTGATGAATTAGATAAATTGGGCCTTAAAAGATATGAGATATCCAATTTCGCAAGAAAGGGTAAGGAATCAATTCATAACAAGAAATACTGGAATATAGATGACTATATAGCCTTTGGCCTAGGAGCTTCGGGATTTTTATCTAATAAGAGATATAACAACACTAGAAATTTTGTAAAATATGATAAGGCTCTTAGACAAGGGAAATTCCCCCTTGTATTTGAAGAATTTATAGATAAGGATGAAAGAGAGAAGGAATATATTATCTTTAAGCTTAGGGAGAGAGAGGGAATAAATTTAAGAGAATTTAAGGAGAAATTTACCTGTGATTTCCTAGTTAAATATCAAGATGTGCTAGAAAAATTCGAGGGCCAGGACTTTTATAAGATAGATGATAATTTCTATTTTACTAAAAAAGGAATGAGTCTTTCCAATGAATTCTATATTGAAATCATTTAA
- a CDS encoding GNAT family N-acetyltransferase has protein sequence MKINTDKITLKGERIKLRAFREGDLDDFYNYAKTPGLGEAAGWFHHKSKEESKEILDTFIKDKNILAIEKDGRVIGSIGIHKYDEEFFDNLTDKKAAELGFVLATDFQNQGIMTEALEILISYLFDEVGLETLVGGFYRGNFISKKIHEKLNYKYYSSHLTKTNMGTMEVTHEYILSKEDFKNYLANKTKEESEDGKKEEDKSKEEYDKQVIYHKDLKLGEEVLIKTKYPNTLIFVRIGLIEYKSGFYPGGDLLKLDNEREIKLKGLSDSEIIVVESDLR, from the coding sequence ATGAAAATAAATACAGATAAGATTACTCTAAAAGGTGAAAGGATAAAACTTAGAGCCTTTAGGGAAGGTGACCTAGACGATTTCTATAATTATGCCAAAACTCCAGGACTTGGAGAGGCAGCTGGTTGGTTTCACCATAAGTCAAAGGAAGAAAGCAAAGAAATCCTAGACACATTTATAAAAGATAAGAATATCCTAGCTATAGAAAAAGACGGTAGGGTCATAGGATCAATTGGAATCCACAAGTATGATGAAGAATTTTTTGATAACTTAACTGACAAGAAGGCAGCAGAGCTTGGTTTTGTCTTAGCGACAGACTTTCAAAATCAGGGAATAATGACAGAAGCCTTGGAGATTCTTATTTCCTACTTGTTTGACGAAGTCGGACTAGAGACCCTAGTAGGAGGTTTTTATAGAGGCAATTTTATATCTAAAAAGATTCATGAGAAATTAAATTACAAGTATTATTCCTCACATTTGACAAAAACAAATATGGGAACTATGGAAGTAACTCATGAATATATCCTTAGCAAAGAAGATTTTAAAAATTATTTAGCTAATAAAACAAAAGAAGAATCCGAAGACGGCAAGAAGGAAGAAGATAAATCTAAAGAAGAATACGATAAGCAAGTTATCTATCACAAGGACTTAAAATTGGGAGAAGAGGTCCTCATTAAGACCAAATACCCAAATACCCTAATCTTTGTAAGGATTGGCCTAATCGAATATAAGTCTGGGTTTTATCCAGGAGGAGACCTTTTAAAGCTTGATAATGAGAGAGAAATCAAATTAAAGGGCCTTAGTGATAGTGAGATAATTGTAGTTGAAAGTGATTTGAGATAG
- a CDS encoding cupin domain-containing protein, with protein MKKLSANILDGKFEHLIDEDKLQVTHLQIKSGEEIPSHKSDKTVIVVIYEGKVDFTGEDGKDIILPGDIIRMDPNESHSLKAIQDSDLLVIKAAI; from the coding sequence ATGAAAAAGTTAAGTGCTAATATTTTGGATGGAAAGTTTGAACATTTAATAGACGAAGATAAATTACAAGTGACCCACTTACAAATAAAATCTGGCGAAGAAATACCAAGTCATAAGTCTGATAAGACTGTAATAGTTGTGATCTATGAGGGAAAGGTTGATTTTACAGGAGAAGACGGAAAAGATATTATTCTTCCTGGTGATATAATAAGAATGGATCCAAATGAAAGCCATTCCCTTAAGGCAATACAGGATAGTGACTTGTTAGTTATAAAGGCGGCGATTTAA
- a CDS encoding uracil-DNA glycosylase family protein, which produces MNISQIKEKLKKDERNKAYSERGIDPIFQVKEDSKILIIGQAPGKRVEETGILFNDKSGERLVDWLGIDMKTLHGGDFSIIPMDFYYPGKGKSGDKAPRRFIAKEYHPYLLENLKNIELTILIGAYSQKFYLKDNFKKNLTETVKSFEDYLPKYFPLVHPSPLNNRWMAKNPFFEKEVLPDLRNLVGEIL; this is translated from the coding sequence ATGAATATAAGTCAAATAAAAGAAAAGTTAAAAAAGGACGAAAGAAACAAAGCCTACAGCGAAAGGGGAATTGATCCTATCTTTCAGGTAAAGGAAGATTCTAAGATTTTAATAATAGGCCAAGCTCCAGGAAAAAGAGTCGAAGAAACAGGGATATTATTTAATGATAAGAGTGGTGAAAGACTAGTAGATTGGCTTGGAATTGATATGAAAACTCTTCATGGAGGTGATTTTTCAATAATTCCTATGGATTTCTATTATCCAGGCAAGGGCAAGTCGGGTGATAAGGCTCCGAGAAGATTTATAGCGAAGGAATATCATCCCTATCTACTAGAAAATCTTAAAAATATAGAACTTACGATTCTCATAGGGGCTTACTCACAAAAATTTTATTTAAAGGATAATTTCAAGAAAAATCTCACTGAAACTGTAAAATCCTTTGAGGACTATCTGCCTAAATATTTTCCTCTAGTCCATCCAAGTCCCCTAAATAATAGGTGGATGGCCAAAAATCCATTCTTTGAGAAAGAAGTTCTCCCAGATCTAAGAAATCTTGTAGGAGAAATCCTATAA